The following are from one region of the Quercus robur chromosome 1, dhQueRobu3.1, whole genome shotgun sequence genome:
- the LOC126688853 gene encoding LOW QUALITY PROTEIN: inositol 3-kinase (The sequence of the model RefSeq protein was modified relative to this genomic sequence to represent the inferred CDS: deleted 2 bases in 1 codon) — MVRDQNTSPQRLGGLLVGNYCHDVLIRDGVVVGETLGGGVAFISTVLDGISIPYSLVSKVGSDFAYTTCRSPIVIPTSRTTLFHAHFHSDIDGNGNDDRVLKRVAVCDPIGASDLDTESKFGFGMAVGVGGEIKPETLERMVDICDLVLVDIQALIREFDEDGTVKLVGLKESGFFHLLPRLGFLKASEEEAVYMDVEEVRKMCCVVVTHGKEGCNVYWKDGELEIKPFEANQVDPTGAGDSFLGGFVAGLVHGLPVPDAALVGNLFGSLTVAQIGLPMFDSRLLQRVKDEVQRRKMQFTTSHEIQDDELRFVKPAGHEQFHASLDAAKVIPTCISQECQRDLPSSPPRAVEKAIKLVLNSIYEEKLHTVEDKP; from the exons ATGGTGAGAGACCAAAACACTTCACCACAACGCCTTGGTGGGCTACTCGTGGGAAATTACTGCCACGACGTTCTTATCCGAGACGGCGTCGTTGTGGGCGAGACTCTCGGTGGCGGCGTCGCCTTCATCTCCACCGTGCTCGATGGGATTTCGATTCCGTATAGTTTGGTCTCTAAAGTTGGATCAGACTTCGCCTATACGACGTGTCGTAGCCCAATCGTGATACCCACATCGAGAACGACTCTCTTCCACGCGCATTTCCATTCCGACATCGACGGGAACGGGAACGATGACCGGGTACTAAAACGGGTCGCCGTCTGCGACCCGATCGGGGCATCGGATCTTGATACGGAATCCAAATTCGGTTTCGGAATGGCTGTCGGTGTCGGCGGCGAGATAAAACCCGAAACGCTGGAGCGAATGGTGGACatttgtgatttagttttggtGGATATCCAGGCTTTGATCCGAGAATTCGATGAAGATGGGACTGTGAAGCTCGTGGGGTTGAAGGAAAGTGGGTTTTTCCACTTGTTGCCGAGACTTGGGTTCTTGAAGGCCTCGGAAGAAGAGGCTGTGTATATGGATGTGGAGGAGGTGAGGAAAATGTGTTGTGTGGTGGTGACGCATGGGAAAGAAGGGTGCAACGTGTATTGGAAAGATGGGGAATTGGAAATCAAGCCTTTTGAAGCGAATCAGGTGGATCCCACAGGTGCTGGGGATAGTTTCTTAGGTGGGTTTGTGGCTGGCTTGGTTCATGGCTTGCCTGTGCCTGATGCTGCTTTGGTTGGCAACTTGTTTGGGTCTCTCACTGTTGCTCAAATTGGATTGCCCATGTTTGATTCCAGATTGTTGCAG AGAGTTAAGGATGAGGTGCAGAGGAGGAAGATGCAGTTTACCACCAGCCATGAAATACAGGATGATGAGCTGAGGTTTGTGAAGCCAGCAGGGCATGAACAGTTCCATGCATCCCTTGATGCAGCCAAAGTAATACCCACATGCATTTCTCAGGAATGTCAACGGGATCTTCCAAGCTCTCCTCCCAGAGCAGTGGAAAAGGCTATC AAACTAGTACTTAATTCTATTTATGAGGAAAAACTTCACACAGTTGAGGATAAACCTTGA